One Caulobacter segnis genomic window carries:
- a CDS encoding autotransporter outer membrane beta-barrel domain-containing protein — protein MPRKFLVATAAAAPMLLYAGYAFAEVEVTSSTRTTAITTASPNGGSADDVKVTDDGVITLSSSGAIITLNSDNTVTMNGGLASADVDDSVGILVIGGHTGTVTNDGTISLTEDYDYEDSDDDGDYDGLFAKGYRRYGIQVTGTDAFTGTITNSGTITIEGMDSAGISIEAPLVGDLVHSGSISVTGDRGYGIHIAAPVTGKVQIEGSTSVTGEGSVGVAVDSAIDGAFVLQGSVYSSGYRVTSRYSDPDDRALLDADDMLEGGGGVNISANVSGGVLLDVPPTDTNDDTSDDEDGDGVTDSSEGSASISVYGGAPALKIGSNTSTVTIGAVGTGDDAYGLVIKGSVSAASVYDGVETTGVQIGGDAGYETLITNGIRVTGSIGASAYEAQTNALILKSGAIADTIWNAGTISATSISEGDFSARALVIDSGAVTSVLNNDGVITASVSGEKGTSYAILDNSGALTTINNTRTIAAYVVATDDDYDTDDDNTDASDEVVTGKPIAIDVSKNTTGVTITQTGVNDGDDGDDDVADTDTDGDGVDDADEPAIIGKIRFGSGDDTLNILNGTVIGDISFGDGADNLTIDGGGYVLTGLSDTDGRLNITIGDGVLGLTNTNDLKVTNLKLGSSSKLIFSIDPSAGTWTRIVADTATIETGANLGLVLNNLLTNASTFEVIQAGTLTAGDISQDLLGDAPYLYVANAYQSGNSVNIDVRRRTASEAGMTANQTAAYDAVFAALSKNDDIAGAFLNQNTRDGFYNLYNQMLPDQGLGMFSALQAVNQQISAATMIRPDLGDRYGPDSVWVQQINTMVKREDGSDQGSDTQALGFVAGYEAMGAAGGALGVTLALVNIEEHDTTAKAGEHTVNSMVQAGLYWRRSVGGWRFNLGGGAGYGWLTGDRSFYSEDVDGDGEADASATNVAHWNGAMANAFAGVAYEQKLGRYFVRPESRLDYVYFSEGKRSETGGGDGFDLIRDARSFSNLSGDVGLVLGAQFGEAVWWRPEIRIGYRKTLSGNIDDTVARFRGGESFTLTSVADKKGAPTLGFAIRAGSTMSYLALEGGAEAAKKQTRYYMRFSGRSMF, from the coding sequence ATGCCGCGCAAGTTCCTCGTCGCCACGGCCGCCGCCGCTCCGATGCTCCTCTACGCCGGCTACGCCTTCGCCGAGGTCGAGGTCACCAGCAGCACGCGGACCACGGCGATCACCACCGCCAGCCCGAACGGCGGGAGCGCCGACGACGTCAAGGTCACTGATGACGGGGTCATCACCCTGAGCTCGTCCGGAGCGATCATCACGCTGAACAGCGACAACACCGTCACCATGAACGGCGGCCTGGCCAGCGCCGACGTCGACGATTCGGTCGGCATCCTGGTGATCGGCGGCCACACCGGGACGGTGACCAACGACGGCACGATCAGCCTGACCGAGGACTACGACTACGAGGACAGCGACGACGACGGCGACTACGACGGCCTCTTCGCCAAGGGCTATCGCCGCTACGGGATCCAGGTCACCGGAACAGACGCCTTCACCGGCACGATCACCAACTCCGGCACGATCACCATCGAGGGCATGGATTCGGCCGGCATCAGCATCGAGGCCCCGCTGGTCGGCGACCTGGTCCACTCGGGCTCGATCAGCGTCACCGGCGACCGGGGGTACGGGATCCACATCGCCGCGCCGGTGACTGGCAAGGTCCAGATCGAGGGCTCGACCAGCGTCACCGGCGAGGGATCGGTCGGCGTGGCGGTCGATTCCGCGATCGACGGCGCCTTCGTCCTGCAGGGCTCGGTCTATTCCAGCGGCTACCGTGTCACCTCGCGCTACAGCGATCCGGACGACCGGGCCCTGCTGGACGCCGACGACATGCTCGAAGGCGGCGGCGGGGTGAACATCTCGGCCAATGTCTCGGGCGGGGTGCTGCTGGACGTGCCGCCCACCGACACCAACGACGACACCAGCGACGACGAGGACGGCGACGGCGTCACCGACAGCTCGGAAGGCTCGGCCTCGATCAGCGTCTACGGCGGGGCGCCGGCGCTGAAGATCGGCTCGAACACCAGCACCGTCACGATCGGCGCGGTCGGCACGGGCGACGACGCCTATGGCCTGGTCATCAAGGGTTCGGTCAGCGCCGCCAGCGTCTACGATGGCGTCGAGACCACCGGGGTCCAGATCGGCGGCGACGCCGGCTATGAAACCCTGATCACCAACGGCATCCGAGTCACCGGATCGATCGGAGCCTCGGCCTACGAGGCGCAGACCAACGCCCTGATCCTGAAGTCGGGCGCCATCGCCGACACGATCTGGAACGCGGGCACGATCAGCGCCACGTCGATCTCGGAGGGCGACTTCTCGGCCAGGGCCCTGGTCATCGACTCCGGCGCCGTGACCAGCGTGCTCAACAATGACGGCGTGATCACCGCCTCGGTCTCGGGCGAGAAGGGGACCTCATACGCGATCCTCGACAACTCCGGCGCGCTGACGACGATCAACAACACCCGGACGATCGCCGCCTATGTCGTCGCCACCGACGACGACTACGACACCGACGACGACAACACCGACGCCTCGGACGAGGTGGTCACCGGCAAGCCGATCGCGATCGACGTCTCGAAGAACACCACCGGCGTGACCATCACCCAGACCGGCGTCAATGATGGCGACGACGGGGACGACGACGTGGCGGACACCGACACGGACGGCGACGGCGTGGACGACGCCGACGAGCCGGCCATCATCGGCAAGATCCGCTTCGGCTCGGGCGACGACACCCTGAACATCCTGAACGGCACGGTGATCGGCGACATCTCGTTCGGCGACGGCGCCGACAACCTGACCATCGACGGCGGCGGCTATGTGCTGACCGGTCTGTCCGACACCGATGGCCGCCTGAACATCACGATCGGCGACGGGGTGTTGGGCCTGACCAACACCAACGACCTGAAGGTCACCAACCTCAAACTCGGATCCAGCAGCAAGCTGATCTTCAGCATCGACCCGTCCGCTGGGACGTGGACGCGCATCGTGGCCGACACGGCGACGATCGAGACCGGCGCCAACCTGGGCCTGGTGCTCAACAACCTGCTGACCAACGCCTCGACGTTCGAGGTCATCCAGGCCGGAACCCTGACCGCAGGCGACATCAGCCAGGACCTGCTGGGTGACGCGCCGTACCTCTATGTCGCCAACGCCTATCAGTCGGGGAACAGCGTCAATATCGACGTCCGACGGCGCACGGCCAGCGAGGCGGGCATGACCGCCAACCAGACCGCCGCCTACGACGCCGTGTTCGCGGCCCTGTCCAAGAACGACGACATCGCCGGCGCCTTCCTGAACCAGAACACCCGCGACGGCTTCTACAACCTCTACAACCAGATGCTGCCCGACCAGGGGCTGGGCATGTTCTCGGCCCTGCAGGCGGTCAACCAGCAGATCTCGGCCGCCACCATGATCCGCCCCGACCTGGGCGATCGCTACGGCCCCGACAGCGTCTGGGTCCAGCAGATCAACACCATGGTCAAGCGTGAGGACGGCTCGGACCAGGGCTCGGACACCCAGGCCCTGGGCTTCGTGGCCGGCTACGAGGCCATGGGCGCCGCGGGCGGCGCGCTGGGCGTGACCCTGGCCCTGGTCAATATCGAAGAGCACGACACCACCGCCAAGGCCGGCGAGCACACGGTCAACTCGATGGTCCAGGCCGGGCTCTACTGGCGCCGTTCGGTCGGCGGCTGGCGCTTCAACCTCGGCGGCGGCGCGGGCTACGGCTGGCTGACGGGCGACCGCAGCTTCTACAGCGAGGACGTCGACGGCGACGGCGAGGCCGACGCCTCGGCCACCAACGTCGCCCACTGGAACGGCGCCATGGCCAACGCCTTCGCGGGCGTGGCCTACGAGCAGAAGCTGGGTCGCTATTTCGTCCGCCCCGAGAGCCGCCTCGACTACGTCTATTTCTCGGAAGGCAAGCGCAGCGAGACGGGCGGCGGCGACGGCTTCGACCTGATCCGCGATGCGCGCAGCTTCAGCAATCTCAGCGGCGATGTCGGCCTGGTGCTGGGCGCCCAGTTCGGCGAGGCGGTATGGTGGCGGCCCGAGATCCGCATTGGCTACCGCAAGACGCTGTCGGGCAATATCGACGACACCGTGGCCCGCTTCCGGGGCGGCGAGTCGTTCACCCTGACCTCGGTCGCCGACAAGAAGGGCGCGCCGACCCTGGGCTTCGCCATCCGCGCTGGCTCGACCATGTCGTACCTGGCCCTCGAGGGCGGGGCGGAAGCGGCCAAGAAGCAGACCCGCTACTACATGCGCTTCTCGGGCCGGTCGATGTTCTAG
- a CDS encoding CIA30 family protein: MTAHHARLLEACSRGAVIVAAGVLLPLAAAHAATPTVAIVNAQIFDGTGAAPYKGVLVVQDGRIVDVGPKVKVPKGAKTVDAKGEAVVPGFFDVHTHWTPAGAPNITPKIADAYVASGVTTVNDFHQQPESFAPRRQWLSTLTTPHVNFVARVSTPGGHGADWADEATTRWVDTPEAAKAAIEGLAPYKPDAIKAFTDGWRYGAAPDNTSMDGWTLKSLTDTAHKLNLKVLSHTVTVERGAVAADSGVDIIAHSLQDQPIDAETVAKLKANGTFYAPTLAVYEPVKPGQKPPADPNSPRAKLAVQKFGYALANVKTLKDAGVPIALGTDAGMPGTPHGASTLREMELLVQAGLTPSEALIAGTATSAKAMNLLADRGTLEKGKRADFVLIAGQPWATITDIRKVDRVFIDGKAVFGPGSTRSPANDQPTMPTLKAKGPLVDDFERADGRTSLDTLRLSDFDGGRDRSVEVLQTIDKGDGDHMLSVAAKMAQKAEPDAGVLLPLSRGSVEPVDASAFKGVTFDLRGDGGPYIVTINSVSGSWVAKVSADKTWGKVTVPFADFKRAGRGEGAWTGTDLLEVGVSGSRPAGRKLWFELDDVTFY, translated from the coding sequence ATGACCGCTCACCACGCCAGGCTGCTCGAGGCCTGCTCCAGGGGGGCGGTGATCGTCGCCGCCGGAGTGCTGCTGCCTTTGGCGGCGGCGCACGCCGCGACGCCCACCGTGGCGATCGTCAACGCCCAGATCTTCGACGGCACCGGCGCGGCGCCTTACAAGGGCGTCCTGGTGGTGCAGGACGGCCGCATCGTCGATGTCGGTCCCAAGGTGAAGGTTCCCAAGGGCGCCAAGACGGTCGACGCCAAGGGCGAGGCCGTGGTGCCGGGCTTCTTCGATGTCCACACCCACTGGACCCCCGCCGGCGCGCCGAACATCACGCCGAAGATCGCCGACGCCTATGTCGCCTCGGGCGTGACGACGGTGAACGACTTCCACCAGCAGCCGGAATCCTTCGCCCCGCGCCGCCAGTGGCTGTCGACCCTGACCACGCCGCACGTCAACTTCGTGGCCCGGGTCAGCACGCCCGGCGGCCACGGCGCCGACTGGGCGGACGAGGCGACCACCCGCTGGGTCGACACCCCCGAGGCGGCCAAGGCCGCCATCGAGGGCCTGGCCCCGTACAAGCCCGACGCCATCAAGGCCTTCACCGACGGCTGGCGCTATGGCGCGGCCCCGGACAACACCAGCATGGACGGCTGGACGCTGAAGTCGCTGACCGACACGGCCCACAAGCTGAACCTCAAGGTCCTGTCGCACACCGTTACGGTCGAGCGCGGCGCGGTCGCGGCCGATAGCGGCGTCGACATCATCGCCCACAGCTTGCAGGATCAGCCGATCGACGCCGAGACCGTCGCCAAGCTGAAGGCCAACGGCACGTTCTACGCCCCGACCCTGGCGGTCTACGAGCCGGTCAAGCCGGGCCAGAAGCCGCCGGCCGATCCCAATAGCCCGCGCGCCAAGCTGGCGGTCCAGAAGTTCGGCTACGCCCTGGCCAATGTGAAGACGCTGAAGGACGCCGGCGTGCCGATCGCCCTGGGCACCGACGCCGGCATGCCTGGCACGCCGCACGGCGCCTCGACGCTGCGCGAGATGGAGCTGCTGGTCCAGGCCGGCCTGACCCCGTCGGAAGCCCTGATCGCCGGCACCGCCACCAGCGCCAAGGCCATGAACCTGCTGGCCGATCGTGGCACGCTGGAGAAGGGCAAGCGCGCCGACTTCGTGCTGATCGCCGGCCAGCCCTGGGCGACCATCACCGACATCCGCAAGGTCGACCGCGTGTTCATCGACGGCAAGGCGGTGTTCGGACCGGGTTCGACGCGTTCGCCCGCGAACGACCAGCCGACCATGCCGACCCTGAAGGCCAAGGGCCCGCTGGTCGACGACTTCGAGCGCGCCGACGGCCGCACCAGCCTGGACACCCTGCGCCTCAGCGACTTCGACGGCGGCCGCGACCGCAGCGTCGAGGTCCTGCAGACGATCGACAAGGGCGATGGCGACCATATGCTGAGCGTGGCGGCCAAGATGGCCCAGAAGGCCGAGCCGGACGCCGGCGTGCTGCTGCCGCTGAGCCGTGGTTCGGTCGAGCCGGTCGACGCCTCGGCGTTCAAGGGTGTGACCTTCGACCTGCGCGGCGACGGCGGTCCCTATATCGTGACGATCAACAGCGTCTCGGGCTCGTGGGTCGCCAAGGTCTCGGCCGACAAGACCTGGGGCAAGGTCACCGTGCCGTTCGCCGACTTCAAGCGCGCGGGCCGGGGCGAAGGCGCCTGGACCGGAACGGACCTGCTGGAGGTGGGCGTCTCGGGCTCGCGTCCGGCCGGCCGCAAGCTGTGGTTCGAGCTGGACGACGTGACCTTCTACTGA
- a CDS encoding zinc-dependent metalloprotease — MKYEFSAERARWRVSSALVALALAAAPATFAQAAGAPAPAAASPSGLLPVKTDAAKGAVVVTLPAPGADGVSGRFLYQPSLSGGLGSTPVGLDRAATGETQVLIFRRVGKKVLIAFENYGFRAIGGTPEETRTVQDSFPPSVVWSGDVIAETPDGGVTVDIASFLLRDAFDITGGLKRGKQGAYKLAPALSYVDLPVTGVFPDNLEFETRQTFTADDPGPEVNGIVPDGRSVTFGVHHSFIRLPGPGFVPRPQDPRTGTSAQVLFADYATPLDQPIVQRLARRFRLEKTDPTAARSRVKKPIVYYVDRGAPEPIRTALIEGGRWWAKAFEEAGYIDAFRVESLPEGVDPMDARYNVVNWIHRQTRGWSTGTTVVDPRTGEIVRGVVQLGSLRVRQDRLIFEGLVGADKTGKGGPDDPLNVSLARIRQLSVHEIGHTLGLAHNFAGSTYGRASVMDYPAPLVKIEGDRLDLSDAYAKGVGAWDRFAINWLYSQGTPGSDEAARLDRLARDAQGRGLRFVTDGDSRGGAAGQPLGALWDNGPDAVAELDHVLAVRKIALSRFGLANLPKGAPASDLKRVLAPIYLFHRYQVEAAVKLIGGVDYSYAVRGDGHETASIPSAAAQRKALDALLRTTDPATLDLPDSLLSLLSSAQSGARDKAYEIEIFPTSGPAVFDLPTAAEMAADQTVSLLLNPQRLNRVVEQNRRDPAQLGVGELAERLLASVGPSNAEGRLGDLRRRIRARVVGDLVEVLGDKALSPTAAAQIEAALRTFGKTLAAYQGGGAEGDQAAVLSRALLSDDATAKQALAAPRSGAVETLPPGMPIGGEDCWFCAPSAGL; from the coding sequence GTGAAGTACGAGTTCAGCGCTGAACGGGCGCGCTGGCGGGTTTCGAGCGCGCTTGTCGCGCTCGCGCTCGCCGCCGCGCCAGCGACCTTCGCTCAAGCCGCCGGCGCTCCCGCGCCGGCGGCCGCCTCGCCCTCGGGCCTGCTGCCGGTGAAGACCGACGCGGCCAAGGGCGCCGTCGTCGTCACCCTGCCGGCGCCTGGCGCCGACGGGGTGTCGGGACGGTTCCTCTACCAGCCCAGCCTCAGTGGCGGCCTCGGGTCGACGCCGGTGGGCCTGGACCGGGCCGCGACGGGCGAGACCCAGGTGCTGATCTTCCGACGCGTCGGTAAGAAGGTGCTGATCGCGTTCGAGAACTACGGCTTCCGCGCCATCGGCGGGACGCCCGAGGAAACCCGGACCGTCCAGGACAGCTTCCCGCCCTCGGTGGTCTGGTCGGGCGACGTGATCGCCGAGACCCCGGATGGCGGCGTCACCGTCGACATCGCCTCGTTCCTGCTGCGCGACGCCTTCGACATCACCGGTGGCCTCAAGCGGGGCAAGCAGGGTGCCTACAAGCTGGCGCCGGCCCTGAGCTACGTCGATCTGCCGGTCACCGGCGTCTTCCCCGACAACCTCGAGTTCGAGACGCGGCAGACCTTCACCGCCGACGATCCGGGTCCCGAGGTCAACGGCATCGTCCCGGACGGACGGTCGGTGACCTTCGGCGTCCATCACAGCTTCATCCGCCTGCCGGGGCCGGGCTTCGTCCCGCGTCCGCAGGACCCGCGCACCGGCACCTCGGCCCAGGTGCTGTTCGCCGACTACGCCACGCCGCTGGACCAGCCGATCGTCCAGCGCCTGGCGCGCCGGTTCCGGCTGGAGAAGACCGACCCAACCGCCGCCCGCTCGCGGGTCAAGAAGCCGATCGTCTACTATGTCGATCGCGGCGCGCCCGAGCCGATCCGCACCGCCCTGATCGAGGGCGGCCGCTGGTGGGCCAAGGCCTTCGAGGAAGCCGGCTACATCGACGCCTTCCGGGTCGAGTCGCTGCCCGAGGGCGTCGATCCGATGGACGCGCGCTACAACGTCGTGAACTGGATCCACCGCCAGACGCGCGGCTGGTCGACGGGGACGACGGTGGTCGACCCGCGCACCGGCGAGATCGTCCGTGGCGTCGTCCAGCTGGGCTCGCTGCGCGTGCGCCAGGACCGCCTGATCTTCGAGGGCCTGGTTGGCGCGGACAAGACGGGGAAGGGCGGTCCCGACGATCCGCTGAACGTCTCCCTGGCCCGCATCCGCCAGCTGTCGGTGCACGAGATCGGCCACACCCTGGGCCTGGCCCACAACTTCGCGGGCAGCACCTATGGCCGCGCCTCGGTCATGGATTACCCCGCGCCGCTGGTGAAGATCGAGGGCGACCGGCTGGATCTGTCCGACGCCTACGCCAAGGGCGTGGGGGCCTGGGACCGCTTCGCGATCAACTGGCTGTATTCGCAGGGGACGCCAGGCTCGGACGAGGCCGCGCGCCTGGACCGCCTGGCGCGCGATGCGCAAGGTCGGGGCCTGCGCTTCGTCACCGACGGGGACTCCCGTGGCGGGGCCGCCGGCCAGCCTCTCGGCGCGTTGTGGGACAACGGCCCCGACGCCGTCGCCGAGCTGGATCACGTGTTGGCCGTGCGCAAGATCGCGCTCAGCCGGTTCGGCCTGGCCAACCTGCCCAAGGGCGCGCCGGCCTCGGACCTCAAGCGCGTCCTGGCGCCGATCTACCTGTTCCACCGCTACCAGGTCGAAGCCGCCGTGAAGCTGATCGGCGGGGTGGACTATTCCTACGCCGTGCGCGGCGACGGCCACGAGACCGCGTCGATCCCGTCGGCGGCCGCCCAGCGCAAGGCGCTGGACGCCCTGCTGCGGACCACCGATCCGGCCACCCTGGACCTGCCCGACAGCCTGCTCAGCCTGCTGTCGTCGGCTCAGTCCGGCGCGCGCGACAAAGCCTATGAGATCGAGATCTTCCCGACCTCGGGGCCGGCCGTCTTCGACCTGCCGACCGCGGCCGAGATGGCCGCCGACCAGACCGTGTCGCTGCTGCTGAACCCGCAGCGGCTGAACCGGGTGGTCGAGCAGAACCGCCGTGATCCGGCTCAGCTGGGCGTGGGCGAGCTGGCCGAGCGCCTGCTGGCGAGCGTGGGGCCGAGCAACGCAGAGGGCCGGCTGGGTGACCTGCGTCGCCGCATCCGGGCGCGCGTGGTCGGCGATCTGGTCGAGGTCCTTGGGGACAAGGCGCTGTCGCCGACGGCGGCGGCCCAGATCGAGGCGGCGCTGCGCACCTTCGGCAAGACCCTGGCCGCCTATCAGGGCGGCGGGGCCGAGGGCGACCAGGCCGCCGTGCTGTCGCGCGCTCTGCTGAGCGACGACGCGACCGCCAAACAGGCCCTGGCCGCGCCCCGTTCCGGCGCGGTCGAGACCCTGCCGCCCGGCATGCCGATCGGTGGGGAAGACTGCTGGTTCTGCGCCCCAAGCGCGGGTTTGTAA